A part of Citrifermentans bremense genomic DNA contains:
- the rpmE gene encoding 50S ribosomal protein L31: MKEGIHPKYNEITVKCLCGNSFESRSTKSEISTEVCSQCHPFYTGKQKLMDTAGRVERFRKRYNIAAATEES, encoded by the coding sequence ATGAAAGAAGGGATCCACCCCAAATACAACGAAATCACCGTGAAGTGCCTGTGCGGCAACAGCTTCGAGAGCCGTTCCACGAAGTCTGAGATCTCCACCGAGGTCTGCTCGCAGTGCCATCCGTTTTACACCGGCAAGCAGAAGCTGATGGACACCGCCGGCCGCGTCGAGCGTTTCCGCAAGCGGTACAACATTGCGGCGGCGACCGAAGAAAGCTAA
- the rho gene encoding transcription termination factor Rho: MNLQELKEKKINDLTAIAKGLNIEGASSLRKQDLIFAILNAQTEKNGMIFGEGVLETLPDGFGFLRAPDYNYLPGPDDIYVSPSQIRRFNLHTGDTVAGQIRPPKEGERYFALLKVETVNHESPEVARDKILFDNLTPLYPEEKLKLETTHDNMSSRVMELVAPIGKGQRGLIVAPPRTGKTMLIQNIANSIAQNHPEVFLIVLLIDERPEEVTDMQRSVKGEVISSTFDEPASRHIQVAEMVIEKAKRLVEHKRDVVILLDSITRLARAYNTVIPPSGKILSGGVDSNALHKPKRFFGAARNIEEGGSLTIIATALVDTGSKMDEVIFEEFKGTGNMELHLDRKLVEKRTFPAIDINKSGTRKEELLIDKASLNRIWILRKVLHPMNVVDSMEFLISKLQGTKSNQDFLDSMSK; encoded by the coding sequence ATGAACCTACAGGAACTTAAAGAAAAGAAGATCAACGATCTTACGGCGATTGCCAAGGGGCTCAACATCGAGGGCGCTTCCAGTCTAAGGAAGCAGGACTTGATCTTCGCCATTCTCAACGCCCAGACAGAGAAGAACGGGATGATCTTCGGCGAAGGGGTCCTGGAGACGCTTCCCGACGGTTTCGGCTTCCTGAGGGCGCCGGACTACAACTACCTGCCTGGGCCGGACGACATCTACGTCTCGCCGTCGCAGATCCGCCGCTTCAACCTGCACACCGGGGACACGGTGGCGGGGCAGATCAGGCCTCCCAAGGAAGGGGAGCGCTACTTCGCCCTGTTGAAGGTCGAGACTGTGAACCACGAGTCCCCTGAGGTTGCGCGCGACAAGATCCTCTTCGACAACCTGACTCCGCTCTACCCGGAGGAGAAGCTGAAGCTCGAGACCACGCACGACAACATGTCGAGCCGCGTCATGGAGCTGGTTGCCCCGATCGGCAAGGGACAGAGGGGGCTCATCGTGGCGCCGCCCAGGACCGGCAAGACCATGCTGATCCAGAACATCGCCAACTCCATCGCGCAGAACCACCCCGAGGTGTTCCTGATCGTCCTCCTGATCGACGAAAGGCCCGAGGAGGTGACCGACATGCAGCGCTCGGTGAAGGGCGAGGTGATCTCCTCCACCTTCGACGAGCCGGCTTCGCGTCACATCCAGGTGGCCGAGATGGTCATCGAGAAGGCCAAGCGTCTGGTCGAGCACAAGCGCGACGTCGTCATCCTGCTCGACTCCATCACCCGCCTGGCCCGCGCCTACAACACGGTGATCCCCCCTTCCGGCAAGATCCTCTCCGGCGGCGTGGACTCCAACGCCCTGCATAAGCCCAAGCGCTTCTTCGGCGCGGCCAGGAACATCGAGGAGGGTGGCTCGCTCACCATCATCGCCACCGCGCTGGTCGACACCGGCTCCAAGATGGACGAGGTCATCTTCGAGGAGTTCAAGGGTACCGGCAACATGGAACTCCACCTCGACCGGAAGCTGGTCGAGAAGAGGACCTTCCCCGCCATCGACATCAACAAGTCCGGCACCAGGAAGGAAGAGCTCCTGATCGACAAGGCGTCCCTGAACCGGATCTGGATACTCAGGAAGGTGCTGCATCCCATGAACGTGGTCGACTCCATGGAGTTCCTGATCTCCAAACTGCAGGGGACCAAGAGCAACCAGGACTTCCTCGATTCCATGAGCAAGTAA
- the thyX gene encoding FAD-dependent thymidylate synthase — protein sequence MKVALLQHTPEPERSIALAARLCYSQVDIEALKEKLSGADVKKFLDKIMSLGHQSVLEHASFTFGVDGISRVTSHQLVRHRVASFSQQSQRYVSHKERFAVVTPPSISENPEHARLFEAQVAALHAAYGALVEAGVPAEDARYLLPNATETKIIITMNARELLHFFAVRCCERAQWEIRAMAVEMLRLVRPVAPTVFAKAGPGCLAGPCPEGAMCCGKMAQVREFFREM from the coding sequence ATGAAGGTTGCCCTTCTGCAACACACCCCCGAGCCCGAACGGAGCATCGCACTGGCTGCGAGGCTCTGCTATTCGCAGGTTGACATCGAGGCGCTCAAGGAGAAGCTTTCCGGCGCCGACGTGAAAAAATTCCTGGACAAGATCATGTCGCTTGGGCACCAGTCGGTGCTGGAGCACGCATCGTTCACCTTCGGGGTGGACGGGATCTCGCGCGTCACCAGCCATCAGCTGGTGCGACACCGGGTCGCTTCCTTTTCCCAACAGTCCCAGCGCTACGTCTCCCACAAGGAGCGCTTCGCTGTGGTCACTCCCCCGTCTATTTCTGAAAATCCCGAGCACGCCCGGCTCTTCGAGGCGCAGGTGGCGGCTCTGCACGCGGCCTACGGGGCCCTGGTCGAGGCGGGAGTTCCGGCCGAGGACGCGCGTTATCTGTTGCCTAACGCCACCGAGACCAAGATCATCATCACCATGAACGCCCGGGAGCTCTTGCACTTCTTCGCCGTACGCTGCTGCGAGCGCGCACAGTGGGAGATCAGGGCCATGGCGGTCGAGATGCTGAGGCTTGTAAGGCCTGTAGCCCCTACCGTTTTCGCCAAGGCCGGCCCCGGCTGCCTCGCGGGCCCCTGCCCGGAAGGGGCCATGTGCTGCGGCAAGATGGCGCAGGTGAGGGAGTTTTTCCGGGAGATGTGA